From the Planktothrix tepida PCC 9214 genome, one window contains:
- a CDS encoding carbonic anhydrase, whose translation MPIKRIISGLNDFQENYFKTHQDLFERLSHGQTPEILFITCCDSRIAPNLLTQTQPGELFIMRNLGNIIPPYRTSNNSEGAGIEYAVQALNIKEIVICGHTLCGSIKGLLKLQSLSDEMPLVYDWLKDYGESIRRIIRDNYPECSGEELLKIATQTNVLNQIANLETYPVIRSRLHAGKLHLHAWVYEIETGEILAYDVSQNQFVPLEQEPFPVPDPLTTMHPA comes from the coding sequence ATGCCCATTAAACGCATTATTAGCGGTTTGAATGATTTTCAAGAAAATTACTTCAAGACCCATCAAGACTTGTTTGAACGCCTCTCTCATGGTCAAACCCCGGAAATTTTATTTATCACCTGTTGTGACTCTAGGATTGCTCCCAACCTGCTGACTCAAACGCAACCTGGGGAACTGTTTATTATGCGTAATTTGGGTAATATTATTCCGCCTTACAGAACCTCAAATAATAGTGAAGGAGCCGGAATTGAATATGCAGTTCAAGCTTTAAATATTAAAGAAATTGTCATCTGTGGACATACCCTGTGTGGAAGTATTAAGGGATTGCTAAAACTCCAAAGTTTATCGGATGAAATGCCTTTAGTTTACGACTGGTTGAAAGATTATGGAGAATCCATTCGCCGGATTATTCGAGATAACTATCCTGAATGTTCGGGAGAAGAATTGTTAAAAATTGCCACCCAAACCAATGTTTTAAATCAAATTGCGAACCTAGAAACCTATCCCGTGATTCGATCTCGGTTACACGCCGGAAAGCTACATCTTCATGCTTGGGTTTATGAAATCGAAACTGGAGAAATTTTAGCCTACGATGTCAGTCAAAATCAGTTTGTTCCTCTTGAACAAGAACCCTTTCCTGTTCCCGACCCGTTAACAACGATGCACCCCGCTTAA
- a CDS encoding polysaccharide deacetylase family protein has protein sequence MKISLIQPQWFRKNRVLLSFLMSLLCVIVFSFPAVARTATTTSIRIPIFGLHDIIDEANIAQSPKNRLQFDNDYFKQDLYTFLNYLAQNNYWFLTTQDLFIYFIQKSQPIPQERIGQKPVMISFDDGYEGVHQNVLPILKDLEENYNKKVKIVWFVNPGLMGVRLKDYIPHVSCEELRDGYKRGYYDIQSHGQNHEKLTLIKGKNLKFELEQAKLDLRTCTQDLDKNKWVAAHFAYPFGRVNRRVEKSLSPYYLTGYLYDGNMLRINRYTDKYRLSRITVNRYTSPRSLIRIAKRATTLRKS, from the coding sequence ATGAAGATTTCTTTGATTCAACCACAATGGTTTAGAAAAAATCGGGTTTTGCTTAGTTTTTTGATGAGCTTACTCTGTGTCATTGTGTTCAGTTTTCCGGCGGTTGCTAGGACTGCTACAACAACCAGTATCAGAATTCCAATTTTTGGATTACACGATATTATTGACGAAGCTAATATTGCTCAAAGCCCTAAAAATAGGTTACAATTTGACAATGATTATTTCAAACAGGATTTATATACTTTCCTCAATTATTTAGCTCAAAATAACTATTGGTTTTTAACAACCCAAGATTTATTTATCTATTTTATTCAAAAATCACAACCTATTCCTCAAGAACGGATAGGACAAAAACCTGTCATGATTAGCTTTGATGATGGTTATGAAGGAGTTCATCAGAATGTTTTACCGATTTTAAAAGATTTAGAAGAAAACTATAACAAGAAAGTTAAAATTGTTTGGTTTGTCAATCCAGGATTAATGGGAGTTAGATTAAAAGACTATATACCTCATGTCAGTTGTGAAGAATTGCGAGATGGCTATAAACGCGGCTATTATGATATTCAATCTCATGGTCAAAATCATGAAAAATTAACTTTAATTAAGGGTAAAAATTTAAAATTTGAACTCGAACAAGCCAAACTCGATCTCCGAACCTGTACACAAGATTTAGATAAAAATAAATGGGTTGCTGCTCATTTTGCTTATCCCTTTGGACGAGTAAATCGCAGAGTTGAAAAATCCTTATCTCCCTATTATTTAACGGGGTATCTTTATGATGGGAATATGCTACGAATTAATCGCTATACTGATAAATATCGCCTCTCTCGAATTACAGTTAATCGCTATACTTCCCCTCGGAGTTTAATTAGAATAGCCAAAAGAGCAACAACCTTAAGAAAGTCCTAA
- a CDS encoding response regulator transcription factor, whose product MSVPQDYIPTILAVDDSTVMQGLVQQALGKEYRVLVADNAVDALSMIYHERVSVLLLDVAMPGIDGLELCRTVRSIPQFQNLPIIMLTARDGAFDKVQGRLAGATEYLTKPFDAQRLSQVVGQVLQLN is encoded by the coding sequence ATGTCTGTACCCCAAGATTATATACCCACTATTTTGGCTGTTGACGATAGTACAGTCATGCAAGGGCTGGTGCAACAAGCATTAGGGAAAGAATACCGTGTTCTAGTGGCCGATAATGCGGTCGATGCTTTATCGATGATTTACCATGAACGAGTTTCGGTTTTGCTTCTGGATGTGGCAATGCCGGGAATTGATGGTTTAGAACTCTGTCGCACCGTTCGCAGTATTCCCCAGTTTCAAAATTTGCCTATTATTATGTTAACGGCACGGGATGGAGCTTTTGATAAGGTTCAAGGTCGTTTGGCAGGTGCAACGGAATATCTGACCAAACCCTTTGATGCTCAACGGTTATCTCAAGTTGTGGGTCAAGTTCTGCAATTAAATTAG
- a CDS encoding PAS domain S-box protein, protein MFSPEGNTLSQVIHTVSEIPFDDLTHLASYLAQAPIALITFRDTTHQWLKSQVGLTGTIHPYLNFCEFIMELHTPPESRMEDRVEPENSVRFVETCQSFRQPPKLIIIPDTWKDKRLATQPLATGEQPIRFYLGIPLMTTDHVMLGMISIMDYHPRELSCDTLDALQSLSHQIISQINLHRQLIQTKTKFNQLEHIINERKQVWEVVRQERDFVCAVLDTVSALVIVLDPDGKIIRFNRTCEELTGYLAVEVEGKTLDELGLTVFPVTNPSNLASESIMIEFDEHPKPRKTQPSFPQVESYSDSTLGETEWIRPDGQRHWIAWSHTALLQPNGSISHLIITGIDITERKQSQERLGLLERAITASPSGIVISDFTQPDCPIIYCNPAFERLTGYAQEEVLGRNCRFLQGEDTDPTELARIRHAITHQQDCIVTLKNYRKDGRYFWNELSISPVRDREGRLTHFIGIQTDITHRKQSEDALRESEARYRLLADHATDLISRHSPDGIYLYASPASRQLLGYEPEELIGQSLYELIHPADLDVVNQKCLLLQNSSDIYTISYRIRCRNGNYIWFESTCHGLQNQDSETIDEMIAVSRNITERKQAETILLERSRLSQLEAEVGTALGHGGSIAGILGRCTDAITQYPKISGVGIWTLNLQSNLLDLQASAGLTVYEGHLTETDVLSHNFPYPLPETRHQTLNFPLVVEGRLVGLMGICSDEILNEEAQGVLGWVANALAVGIDRVKAREELQSRREGLLFRLASQIRDSLDIDTILGTAVNEIRALLQVDQCHFLWYLPMQPNQQPSFTVTHEAQNPNLSNGLQDYPPAQIPLLAERIRIATTIQIDNIETTTVLDESTRQFFQQAGIFSLLLLPLETRSGQRGAVVCNHYQVFRPWRESEVELLRAVVDQLAIAIDQAELYAQTRAAALAAQTQAFHLSEALQDLKQKEAQLIQSEKMSSLGQMVAGVAHEINNPVNFIYGNLTYAKEYTQDILELLELYQDIYPNPTPEIQEKSQEIELEFLVEDLPKILSSMEMGADRIRQIVVSLRNFSRLDEAEMKPVNIHDGIDSTLLILQNRLKPKGAFQGIELIKDYGKLPRVECYAGQLNQVFMNILSNAIDALDNQPEPRIIKISTDMIHPNLSEKKCKFPPLDQVRIIIRDNGPGIEDKVKNRLFDPFFTTKPVGKGTGLGLSISYKIVVDQHRGDIHCYRDQDNFTVFEISIPISQKEQPSELVFE, encoded by the coding sequence ATGTTTAGCCCAGAGGGCAATACTCTTTCTCAGGTCATCCACACGGTTTCTGAAATTCCCTTTGATGATTTGACTCACTTAGCGTCTTATCTGGCTCAGGCGCCCATTGCTTTAATTACATTTCGCGATACCACCCATCAGTGGTTGAAATCTCAAGTGGGTTTAACCGGAACAATACACCCGTATTTAAACTTCTGTGAGTTTATCATGGAATTGCACACTCCACCGGAATCGAGGATGGAGGATAGGGTCGAACCGGAGAATTCAGTTCGGTTTGTAGAGACCTGTCAGAGCTTCAGGCAACCTCCGAAACTGATTATTATTCCTGATACTTGGAAGGATAAACGTTTGGCAACCCAACCCTTAGCCACAGGGGAGCAACCCATTCGATTTTATCTCGGTATTCCTTTAATGACGACGGATCACGTCATGTTAGGAATGATTTCTATTATGGATTATCATCCCCGTGAATTGTCCTGTGATACCCTCGACGCTTTACAATCCCTGAGTCATCAAATTATTAGCCAAATCAATTTACATCGTCAACTGATTCAAACAAAAACCAAATTTAATCAACTCGAACATATTATTAATGAACGTAAGCAAGTTTGGGAAGTTGTTCGTCAAGAACGGGACTTTGTTTGTGCCGTTCTCGATACCGTCAGTGCCTTAGTGATTGTCCTTGATCCCGATGGTAAAATTATTCGCTTTAATCGCACCTGTGAAGAATTAACCGGATATTTAGCGGTGGAAGTCGAGGGAAAAACCTTAGATGAATTAGGATTAACCGTATTTCCCGTTACCAACCCTAGCAACTTAGCGTCAGAATCAATCATGATTGAGTTTGACGAACATCCCAAACCTCGGAAAACTCAACCCTCTTTTCCACAAGTTGAGTCCTATTCCGACTCCACCCTGGGGGAAACCGAATGGATTCGACCCGATGGCCAACGCCATTGGATTGCCTGGTCACATACAGCTTTGCTACAACCCAATGGTTCAATCAGCCATCTGATTATCACCGGGATTGATATCACCGAACGCAAACAGTCCCAAGAACGTCTGGGACTTTTAGAGCGGGCGATTACAGCCAGTCCCAGTGGAATTGTGATTAGTGATTTTACTCAACCGGATTGTCCGATTATTTACTGTAATCCCGCCTTTGAACGGTTAACGGGCTATGCTCAGGAAGAAGTGTTAGGACGCAATTGTCGATTCCTCCAAGGTGAGGATACTGATCCCACCGAACTAGCCCGCATTCGTCATGCCATTACCCATCAACAGGATTGTATTGTTACCCTGAAAAATTACCGCAAAGATGGTCGGTACTTTTGGAATGAACTCTCGATTTCTCCCGTGCGTGACCGAGAAGGACGTTTAACCCATTTTATTGGTATACAAACGGATATTACTCACCGCAAACAATCGGAAGATGCCTTACGAGAAAGTGAAGCTCGTTATCGGCTTTTAGCGGATCATGCTACGGATTTAATTTCCCGACATAGCCCTGATGGGATTTATTTATATGCTTCTCCAGCCAGTCGGCAACTCTTAGGATATGAACCTGAAGAATTGATCGGACAATCGTTATATGAGTTGATTCACCCGGCCGATTTAGACGTTGTGAATCAAAAATGTCTGCTCCTGCAAAATAGCTCAGATATTTACACGATTAGTTATCGAATTCGATGTCGAAATGGAAACTATATTTGGTTTGAAAGTACCTGTCATGGGTTACAAAATCAGGATTCAGAAACTATTGATGAAATGATTGCCGTTTCCCGCAATATTACCGAACGAAAACAAGCGGAAACCATCTTATTAGAGCGCTCACGACTTTCTCAATTAGAAGCAGAAGTGGGAACCGCCCTCGGACATGGGGGGTCAATTGCCGGGATTTTGGGCCGTTGTACAGATGCGATCACCCAATACCCCAAAATCTCAGGGGTAGGAATTTGGACATTGAATCTTCAAAGTAATTTGTTAGATTTGCAAGCGAGTGCGGGGTTAACGGTTTATGAAGGCCATCTAACCGAAACCGATGTTTTAAGCCATAACTTTCCCTATCCTCTCCCCGAAACAAGACACCAAACCCTTAATTTTCCTTTGGTGGTGGAAGGTCGTTTAGTGGGGTTGATGGGGATTTGTAGTGATGAAATTCTCAATGAGGAAGCACAAGGGGTATTGGGATGGGTGGCGAATGCCTTAGCCGTAGGCATTGATCGGGTGAAGGCGCGGGAAGAACTGCAAAGTCGCCGGGAAGGGTTACTGTTTCGATTAGCCAGTCAAATTCGGGATTCTTTAGATATTGATACGATTTTAGGAACGGCGGTGAATGAAATTCGAGCGTTGTTGCAAGTGGATCAATGCCATTTTCTCTGGTATTTGCCCATGCAGCCGAATCAACAACCGAGTTTTACCGTCACCCACGAAGCCCAAAATCCTAATTTATCCAATGGGTTGCAGGATTATCCCCCGGCTCAAATTCCCCTATTAGCGGAAAGAATTCGCATCGCAACGACAATTCAAATTGATAATATCGAAACAACAACAGTGTTGGATGAATCAACCCGTCAGTTTTTCCAGCAGGCGGGAATTTTTTCCTTGTTGCTATTACCGTTAGAAACACGCTCCGGTCAACGGGGGGCGGTGGTTTGCAATCATTATCAAGTGTTTCGACCTTGGCGGGAAAGTGAGGTGGAGCTTTTACGGGCGGTGGTGGATCAGTTAGCGATCGCCATTGACCAAGCTGAATTATACGCCCAAACCCGTGCTGCTGCCTTAGCCGCCCAAACTCAAGCGTTTCATCTGAGTGAAGCGTTACAGGATTTGAAACAAAAGGAAGCCCAGTTAATTCAAAGTGAAAAAATGTCGAGTTTAGGGCAAATGGTGGCGGGAGTTGCCCATGAAATTAATAATCCGGTTAATTTTATTTATGGGAATCTCACTTATGCTAAAGAATATACTCAAGATATTTTAGAATTATTGGAATTGTATCAAGATATTTATCCCAATCCCACTCCAGAAATTCAAGAAAAATCCCAAGAAATTGAATTAGAGTTTTTAGTTGAAGATTTACCGAAAATTCTATCTTCAATGGAAATGGGGGCGGATCGGATTCGTCAAATTGTCGTGTCTTTGAGAAATTTCTCTCGATTAGATGAAGCCGAAATGAAGCCTGTTAATATTCATGATGGGATTGATAGCACCCTTTTAATTTTACAAAATCGCTTAAAACCTAAAGGAGCTTTTCAGGGGATTGAGTTAATTAAAGATTATGGCAAATTACCGAGGGTAGAGTGTTATGCCGGACAGTTAAATCAGGTTTTTATGAATATTTTGAGTAATGCTATTGATGCCTTAGACAATCAACCTGAACCTCGAATTATTAAAATTAGTACGGATATGATTCATCCAAATTTAAGCGAGAAAAAATGTAAATTCCCGCCTTTAGATCAAGTGAGAATTATTATTCGAGATAATGGCCCTGGTATTGAAGATAAAGTTAAAAATCGACTGTTTGATCCGTTTTTTACCACAAAACCTGTCGGAAAAGGAACGGGTTTAGGGTTATCTATTAGTTATAAAATTGTTGTCGATCAGCATCGAGGAGATATTCACTGTTATCGAGATCAAGACAATTTTACCGTGTTTGAAATTTCTATTCCTATTTCTCAAAAAGAACAACCTTCAGAATTAGTTTTTGAATAA
- a CDS encoding extracellular solute-binding protein, producing the protein MSTLTLSSVVAGCKEATALRVEVLKRSVPVQMVSKFRQQSGQKGVDFVPQPQLNDLFRVLQKSKSSSSTQSSPQADLVMIGDFWLNSAIQQQLIQPLDPKLWSQWSQLPPRWQNIVRRNSAGKFDSKGEIWAAPYRSGSTVIIYRVDKFKSLGWTPQDWSDLWRQELRHRISLPNQAREVIGLTLKKLGYSYNTADLSKVKNLESELRQLHQNVRLYDSNSYLKPLILGDTWLAVGWSTDISPEVQYQNGLAAVVPKSGTALWLDLWVKPAKVQASPPATLGDQWIDFCWSPQVAAQLSLLTGTTSPIILGMNPEELPQSLRENPLLFPQSSILEKSDFLQPLSQNSIKQYQQLWEKIRLGT; encoded by the coding sequence ATGAGCACCTTAACCTTGAGTAGTGTCGTAGCCGGATGTAAAGAAGCTACGGCACTCAGGGTTGAAGTTCTCAAACGCTCTGTTCCTGTGCAAATGGTGAGCAAGTTTCGGCAACAATCTGGGCAAAAAGGGGTTGATTTTGTTCCCCAACCCCAACTCAACGATTTATTTAGAGTCTTACAAAAATCGAAATCTTCATCTTCCACTCAGTCATCGCCTCAAGCTGATTTGGTCATGATTGGAGATTTCTGGTTAAATTCTGCCATTCAACAACAACTCATTCAACCCCTTGATCCTAAATTATGGTCGCAATGGTCACAACTTCCCCCCCGTTGGCAAAATATTGTGCGACGGAATTCCGCAGGTAAATTTGATTCTAAAGGAGAAATTTGGGCGGCGCCTTATCGTTCAGGGAGTACCGTTATTATTTATCGGGTTGATAAGTTTAAGTCTTTAGGATGGACACCTCAAGACTGGAGTGATTTATGGCGTCAGGAACTCCGTCATCGGATTTCCTTACCGAATCAAGCACGGGAAGTCATTGGTTTAACGTTAAAAAAATTAGGTTATTCCTATAATACTGCTGATTTAAGCAAAGTCAAAAACTTAGAATCCGAACTCCGTCAACTACATCAAAATGTTAGACTTTATGACTCTAATAGTTATCTAAAACCGTTAATTTTAGGAGATACTTGGTTAGCCGTTGGTTGGTCTACGGATATTTCTCCAGAAGTACAATATCAAAATGGATTAGCCGCCGTTGTTCCCAAATCGGGTACTGCTTTATGGTTAGATTTATGGGTGAAACCTGCAAAGGTTCAAGCCTCTCCTCCGGCGACTTTAGGAGATCAATGGATTGATTTTTGTTGGTCGCCTCAAGTGGCGGCTCAACTGTCATTATTAACCGGAACAACATCTCCTATTATTTTAGGGATGAACCCGGAAGAGTTACCCCAATCATTAAGAGAAAATCCGCTCTTATTTCCTCAATCTTCTATTTTGGAAAAAAGTGATTTCCTCCAGCCCCTTTCCCAAAATTCTATTAAACAGTATCAACAATTATGGGAAAAAATCAGACTGGGAACCTAG
- a CDS encoding phycobiliprotein lyase, with amino-acid sequence MKALIQQNPSDIASQVADYFQRSIGKWYSERRYYTLPEGETQEVASEITVEFLEQGSPELINIAQLHQLDDPTIITCGSKINWKSSNSVSGKKMAEGSTVFGVSQTLLYRDQAFMTSKPVVAQYYMLDANTLCLRTEYNGSVFEEELKLVGQRYRTRQTIISRAGEQTMIGQYLEKRIE; translated from the coding sequence ATGAAAGCCCTGATCCAACAAAACCCTTCTGATATCGCCTCCCAAGTGGCGGACTATTTCCAACGCAGTATTGGGAAGTGGTATTCAGAACGGCGTTACTACACCCTTCCAGAGGGGGAGACTCAAGAAGTCGCCAGCGAGATTACCGTAGAGTTTTTAGAACAAGGTAGCCCTGAACTGATTAATATTGCTCAATTACACCAATTAGATGATCCGACTATTATTACCTGCGGGTCAAAGATCAACTGGAAAAGTTCTAATTCCGTTTCAGGGAAAAAAATGGCTGAGGGGTCAACGGTGTTTGGAGTCTCCCAAACCCTACTTTATCGAGATCAAGCCTTTATGACCTCAAAACCCGTTGTTGCCCAATATTATATGCTCGATGCCAATACATTATGCCTCCGAACCGAGTACAATGGTTCTGTATTTGAAGAAGAACTTAAACTGGTTGGTCAGCGATACCGTACCCGACAAACGATTATTTCACGCGCTGGGGAACAAACTATGATTGGCCAATATTTAGAAAAACGGATTGAGTAA
- the carB gene encoding carbamoyl-phosphate synthase large subunit, producing the protein MPKRTDIQKILLLGSGPIVIGQACEFDYSGTQACKALREEGYEVVLVNSNPATIMTDPETAERTYIEPLVPEVVAKVIEKERPDALLPTMGGQTALNLAVALSKNGILEKYGVELIGAKLEAIEKAEDRQLFKEAMERIGVACCPSGIANTMNEARDVGRQIGTYPLIIRPAFTMGGTGGGIAYNQEEFEEISQSGLDASPVSQILIEQSLIGWKEYELEVMRDLADNVVIICSIENLDPMGIHTGDSITVAPAQTLTDKEYQRLRDASIKIIREIGVETGGSNIQFAVNPMTGDVIVIEMNPRVSRSSALASKATGFPIAKFAAKLSVGYTLDEIKNDITKKTPASFEPTIDYVVTKIPRFAFEKFPGSEPVLTTQMKSVGEAMAIGGTFCESFQKALRSLETGLAGWGCDRSEKLSSLDHIRSGLRTPNPERILTVRNAMILGMTVEEIYELTGIDPWFLDKMQELLETEKFLKRTTLKQLNADQLLAVKRKGFSDRQIAFATKTTEDEVRTYRQELGIKPVYKMVDTCAAEFESMTPYYYSTYWEEDEILPSTKPKVMILGGGPNRIGQGIEFDYCCCHASYSLRAEGYETIMVNSNPETVSTDYDTSDRLYFEPLTKEDVLNIIEAEEPEGIIIQFGGQTPLKLALPLQRALEKLPLKTKIWGTSPDSIDIAEDRERFEKILRELNILQAENGMARSFKEALKVAQRIGYPVVVRPSYVLGGRAMEIVYSDEELERYMLFAVQVEPDHPILVDQFLQNAIEVDVDAIADQSGNVVIGGIMEHIEQAGIHSGDSACSIPFQTLSETALATIRRQTIELAKALNVVGLMNIQFAVQGEKVYILEANPRASRTVPFVSKAIGVPLAKIASRVMSGKSLTELGLTEEKLPTYVSVKEAVLPFAKFPGTDVLLGPEMRSTGEVMGIDTDFGKAFAKAELAAGQVLPLSGTVFISMNDRDKQAIVPVVEDFLALGFKVSATINTRKVLWENGVKVDMELKLHEGRPNILDAIKNQAVQLAIITPSGEESRSDGILIRRSALAYKIPIITTIAGAKATVAAIRSLKSTPIEVKALQDYYL; encoded by the coding sequence ATGCCGAAACGTACCGACATACAGAAAATTTTGCTTTTAGGGTCTGGGCCGATTGTAATTGGACAAGCCTGTGAGTTTGACTATTCAGGAACTCAAGCGTGTAAAGCCCTGCGGGAAGAAGGTTATGAGGTGGTGTTAGTCAACTCTAACCCCGCAACAATTATGACTGACCCAGAAACAGCCGAACGCACCTATATTGAACCTCTGGTGCCTGAAGTCGTCGCCAAGGTGATTGAAAAAGAACGTCCTGATGCTTTATTGCCTACAATGGGAGGTCAAACCGCCCTTAATTTAGCCGTTGCCTTATCAAAAAATGGCATCTTAGAAAAATATGGAGTCGAACTAATTGGTGCTAAATTAGAAGCCATTGAAAAAGCCGAAGATCGGCAACTATTCAAAGAAGCAATGGAACGAATTGGCGTCGCTTGTTGCCCTTCGGGAATTGCCAATACCATGAATGAAGCGCGAGATGTAGGGCGTCAAATTGGAACTTATCCATTAATTATTCGTCCCGCCTTTACCATGGGAGGAACCGGAGGCGGGATTGCCTATAACCAAGAGGAATTTGAAGAAATTTCTCAATCCGGTTTAGATGCGTCTCCGGTGTCTCAAATTTTAATCGAACAATCCCTCATCGGTTGGAAAGAATACGAATTAGAAGTGATGCGGGATCTCGCTGATAATGTGGTGATTATTTGTTCGATTGAAAACCTCGATCCCATGGGTATCCATACGGGGGATTCAATTACCGTTGCTCCCGCCCAAACCTTAACCGATAAAGAATATCAACGACTGCGGGATGCGTCGATTAAAATTATCCGAGAAATTGGGGTAGAAACCGGAGGTTCTAATATTCAATTTGCGGTTAATCCCATGACGGGAGATGTAATTGTGATTGAGATGAATCCCCGTGTCAGTCGGTCTTCCGCCTTAGCTTCAAAAGCCACTGGGTTCCCCATCGCTAAATTTGCAGCGAAATTATCGGTGGGATATACCTTAGATGAAATTAAGAACGATATTACCAAGAAAACCCCGGCTTCCTTTGAACCGACTATTGATTATGTGGTGACAAAAATTCCCCGATTTGCCTTTGAAAAATTCCCCGGTTCTGAGCCTGTTTTAACCACACAAATGAAGTCCGTTGGGGAAGCAATGGCAATTGGTGGAACTTTCTGTGAATCCTTCCAAAAAGCTTTACGATCTTTAGAAACGGGGTTAGCAGGTTGGGGTTGCGATCGCTCAGAAAAACTCTCTAGTCTGGATCATATTCGTTCCGGTTTACGCACCCCTAACCCAGAACGGATTTTAACCGTTCGTAACGCGATGATCTTGGGAATGACGGTTGAAGAAATCTATGAACTCACGGGAATTGATCCTTGGTTCTTAGATAAAATGCAGGAATTATTAGAAACGGAAAAATTTCTCAAACGCACAACCTTAAAACAGTTAAACGCAGATCAACTGTTAGCGGTAAAACGTAAAGGATTTAGCGATCGCCAAATTGCCTTTGCTACAAAAACCACTGAAGATGAAGTCCGCACCTATCGCCAAGAATTAGGGATTAAACCTGTTTATAAAATGGTCGATACCTGTGCGGCAGAATTTGAATCCATGACCCCTTATTATTATTCAACCTATTGGGAAGAAGACGAAATTTTACCCTCAACTAAACCCAAGGTGATGATTTTAGGCGGTGGCCCCAACCGCATTGGACAGGGGATTGAGTTTGATTATTGTTGTTGTCATGCCTCCTATTCGTTACGCGCAGAAGGCTATGAAACCATCATGGTTAACTCTAACCCAGAAACGGTTTCAACGGATTATGATACCAGCGATCGCTTATATTTTGAACCCCTAACCAAAGAAGATGTTCTGAATATTATTGAAGCGGAAGAACCGGAAGGAATTATTATTCAATTCGGCGGTCAAACGCCTTTGAAATTAGCGTTACCCCTGCAACGAGCGTTAGAAAAACTGCCCCTAAAAACGAAGATTTGGGGAACCTCTCCTGACTCCATTGATATTGCTGAAGACCGAGAACGGTTTGAAAAAATTCTGCGGGAATTGAATATTTTACAAGCCGAAAATGGCATGGCTCGCAGTTTCAAAGAAGCGTTAAAAGTGGCACAACGCATCGGATATCCCGTGGTCGTGCGTCCGTCTTATGTCTTAGGAGGACGGGCGATGGAAATCGTTTATTCTGATGAAGAATTAGAACGATATATGCTGTTTGCGGTGCAAGTAGAACCGGATCACCCAATTTTAGTCGATCAGTTCTTACAAAATGCTATTGAAGTGGATGTCGATGCGATCGCGGATCAAAGCGGAAATGTCGTCATCGGTGGCATTATGGAACATATTGAACAAGCCGGAATTCACTCTGGGGACTCGGCTTGTTCAATTCCGTTCCAAACCTTATCAGAAACCGCCCTCGCCACCATTCGTCGCCAAACCATTGAACTCGCCAAAGCGTTAAATGTGGTGGGGTTGATGAATATTCAATTTGCCGTCCAAGGGGAAAAAGTCTATATTTTAGAAGCGAATCCCCGTGCGTCTCGAACGGTTCCCTTTGTTTCTAAAGCCATTGGCGTTCCCTTAGCCAAAATTGCATCACGGGTGATGTCGGGTAAATCCTTAACGGAATTAGGCTTAACTGAAGAAAAACTCCCCACCTACGTTTCTGTAAAAGAAGCGGTGTTACCCTTTGCTAAATTCCCGGGAACCGATGTGCTACTAGGGCCGGAAATGCGGTCTACCGGGGAAGTGATGGGTATTGATACCGACTTCGGCAAAGCTTTTGCGAAGGCAGAACTCGCCGCCGGACAAGTGTTACCTTTATCAGGAACAGTGTTTATCTCAATGAATGATCGGGATAAACAGGCAATTGTACCCGTGGTTGAGGATTTCTTGGCGTTAGGGTTTAAAGTCAGTGCTACCATTAACACTCGCAAAGTGCTCTGGGAAAATGGCGTAAAAGTCGATATGGAATTGAAACTGCACGAAGGACGACCGAATATTTTGGATGCGATTAAAAATCAGGCGGTGCAGTTGGCAATTATTACCCCGTCTGGGGAAGAGTCCCGCAGCGATGGAATTTTGATCCGTCGTTCGGCTTTAGCGTACAAAATCCCCATTATCACAACAATTGCCGGGGCTAAAGCAACGGTGGCTGCCATTCGTTCCTTGAAGTCTACTCCGATTGAGGTGAAAGCTCTTCAAGATTATTATCTCTAA